CCGTGCGCGATGCTTTGACGGGCCTCGAGGCGACGACGACGTTCGAACTCGTGAAGGACGTACCGGGACGAATCAGAGAATGGCGACGACCACTGAATTGATGGATGGCCAAACGTCGCGACTCGCCATCACACCCAAGCATACGCGTGCCGAATGACGTTCGTGCCATCTTCATGCACGAGCCCTCCGTGCGACAAAATGATTCGTTCGGGCGCCCATTCGAGAATTCGATCCACTTGACGTCGCGCCACACGTCGATCGCGCACCATGACGCGCTCGAGATACCCCGTTCCCGGTGCGTCATTCCACATCAATCGCGCGACGATTTTCGTCGTTGCCGATGGATGTTTCGAAAGATTCAAGAGCGCGTCCGCGCAGATCATTGTTTTCGATCGTGCGTCGTAAAAAACGACTTCGTTTTCGCGCCGTGCGGAAAAATAAACCTGTTGCAATTCCTTGGCCCACGCTTCATGCGGCGTGTCGCCGAGAACGCATGTGAATGCAAGATCCGGACGTTTCCAATCGAGCCCCTGGCAGGCAGCAAAAATCGCTTTGGGATAGGCTGCCATCCAAGCGCCCACGTAAAGGTGGTGAAATAAGCTTGGAGCAACCACCGCCCGCACTTCGCCGAGCGCATCGACGTCGCGACGCATTTGCGCATCGAGCGCCACGGGAGAATGCACGAACAACCCCCCACTGGATAACTTCACCACGGTCATCCGCGAGCCTGTTTCGACCCCCAAAAATTTGACGGGACGCGTCGCAATCCAAATACTTTCACTCCACGGTTCGAGCATGCCCGAGATGCTAACACTCGACCCGACCGATTGACAAGGCCGTCGAAATCATGTTTCCTCTGAAACACTGCCGGACACAATCGAGTCGGCTGGTCATCGACGCGGAGTTTTCCCATGCGACTTTCGGTGCCTTTCTGCGTGCTTCCAATCGCCATACTTTCTGGATGCAGTGACGACACGCCCTCCGGTTCAGGAGGTAACGGCGGCGCGTCGAGCTCTTCCGCATCGAGCAGCGGCGGTGGAATGGGCGGCGCTGGTGGATCTGCAGGCGGATCGAGCTCGTCGAGCTCCGGAAATGGCGGCGGAGGAGCGGGAGGCGGATCGAGCTCGTCGAGCTCCAGCAGCGGTGGCGGGGCAGGCAATGGGTTTGGCGACATCGTTTCGGGCGCCCTTTACGAAGAGATGTTTCCAAACCGAAATGCGCTGTATTCGTACGATGCCATCGTCGCGGCAGGCAATGCAACGCCCGCGTTCTGCAATGAAGGAACGATGGACGATCGAAAGCGCGAAGCGGCCGCATTCTTGGCCAACATTTCGCATGAAACGACAGGTGGATGGCCACAAGCTCCCGGAGGTCCCGAATCCTGGGGACTTTATTTCATCCAAGAAGTCGGTTGCGAGAATGGCGCCTGCACGTGGTATTGCGACGCAGGCAACGTTACCTATCCATGTGCGCCCGGAAAAACCTATCACGGACGTGGACCCATCCAACTGAGCTGGAATTACAATTATGGATTCGCTGGCGATGCGCTCGGCTTGCCGCTCCTCACGAACCCCGACCTCGTCACGTCCGATGGAACCGTCGCCTTCAAAACAGGCGTTTGGTTCTGGTCGACGCCACAAGCTCCCAAGCCGTCTTGCCATGACGTCATGACCGGCAAGTGGACGCCTTCCGGCGCCGATGTTGCGGCTGGCAGGTTGCCTGGGTTTGGCATGACAATCAATATCATCAATGGCGGGCTCGAATGCAGTATACCTACGAACGCCAAGGTCGAGGATCGCGTGAAATTCTACATGCGCTATACGCAATTACTCGGTGTGGACCCCGGACCCAATCTTTATTGCGACACGATGGCTCATTATTGAAGAGCCGAAAGGGCAGTTTTAGAGGTATTTGGGATTCTCGCCAACGGTTGCCGAGCTCGTCGGCGCTGGGGCCGGCGTCAATGCATCCACGCGCCCCTTCGCGTCTCTTTGCAATTCGAGCACCGAATCTTTTTGAGGTCCCTCCGCCGGAAGAGCCAACACTTGACGATAATTCACGAGCGCTTCTTGGGTTTTTCCAAGCCGCTCGTTTGCCATGCCCGAACCAAAAATCGCCGGCGCAACGCGAGCGTTTCTGGCAAGCACTTGGCCGAAGATCGAAAGCGCCTGTTCCGCTCTGTCGAGTTTCACGAGCGTAAACCCCAGCGCAATCGCAGTGGCTTGATCCTGACGCGATTGCATTGCTGTCCGAAGCGCATCTTCGGCTTCTTCGAGCTGTCCGAGGCCGAGCAAGGCTTGCCCGAGCGCGCTCAATGCATCCACATTTTTCGGATCGAAAGCGAGCGCTCGACGAAGCTCCCGCGCCGCATCCGCGTGTTTTCCTTGTCGCAGACGCGCCGTTCCAAGCGCCAAACGCACGGCAGGATCGTCCTCTTGGCGCGCAGCGGCTTCCAATTTGTCGATGGCTCCAGCCACGTCGCCTTCCGCCAATTTGATTCGGCCAAGCCCCAAGAGGGCACCCGGCGCATCGGGTTTGCGCTGCAATGCGAGCTCGAATTCGAGTTTCGCGGTCGCGCTTCCGGAAGGTTCGTTCAGGTAAAACATCCCTAGCGCAACGTGCGGGACGTGCGATTGCGGATCGGCTTTGACCGCTTCGGCAAACTTTGCCTTGGCCCCTTCCATGTCTCCTCGGCGCGCCAGCACGTGGCCGAGTGCGGTGAGACAAACGGCGTCGAGGCCCTTCTCCGTTTCGCGCAAAAGCGTTGCCTCGTAAGCGAGATCCTCGAGCGCCTCCTGTGCGACGCGAGTGGGCGCATGGGCGAGCAAATACACGCGGCCTCGCATTTGCGCACGCTGCACGCGGGCGTCGTGCGGCGCGAGCTCGTGCGCGTGCGCGTACGCGGAGAGCGCTTGCGCGAAGTGGCCATCTGCGAGCGCCATGTCGCCACGACGCAGGTGCTCGGCGACGAGCTCCGATGGTTTGTCGCAGCCCATGAGGAGCGGCAGCACCAGAAAAAGGAGTCGTCCGGGGAGGGGTAGGGCGCGAGACATCGAATTCTTTACGGATCGTGGTTTGTCGTGGTCATTGCGACGGCTGGCCTGCTCGAATTTCGGGGGGCAAAAGGGGTTCTTTCGTGGCGGTGCTTCCCGGGGCCAATTCTGCATCGACGCGAATTTCCGGGGGCACGAGCGGTTCGGCTGTTGCGACACTGCCCGGAGCGAGCTCGGCATCGACGTGGATGACCGGGGGCACGAGCGGTTCTTTGGGCCCGTTTTCGATCCAATCTTTGACGTCGGCGACGTCGGCGGGTCCGGGCATGCGTGTCGTCGCAACGGAGTTTGTTGTGGCCGCCTTGTCGTGCTGCACGGCTGGTGAAGTTGTCGAGTGGATCGTGGATGGAGTATCCGGCGGTTTGGCGCGACCGTACCATAGGGCGAAACTCGCGCCAATGGCAACGATTGCGATGGGAATGAATTTGGCTTTGCCGGGCATGTCATTCGTTGTTCGTGGAGCTGTTCACGCAGCGGAATGTTCGCACGTCCGCCTTGTTGCAATTGCCCTCGAAATTCGTGATACCTGTTCCGTTGACGCAGAAGGCATCATCATCGCCTGTACGATGACCAATCCAGTCACCATTGAAGAGCGCGGCGCCGGTGCCATTGGCCAAGGCGAGCCTATACAATTCGTTGTAGGTGGCGATGTGTCCGCCGAGTGCGAAGCAGACGTTTTGCGCGTCGTTGAAATTCTGCCCGCTGAATCGTATCGTGGCGCAGATCGTATTCGATCGCGTGATGCCCCCGAGGCTCGTCTGGGTCGTGGCTCCGATGCTATTGAACGGCGCCGTGCATTGTCTCGGACCTGCGCCGATGAGCTGCGACCACACGGTTGTACCGGAGTTGTTCGTCTTTCGGAACCATAGGTCTTGATCGAAGAAACTGCCGCCGATTTGCAGCGCGTAGTTGTTTCCACCGTTGGAGTGTCGCACGTCGATCATGTGTTGCCAATCGGACGCATTGGGGTAGAAGTTGGTCGGAGTGGACGTCTCGTAAAACCCGCTTCGCGTTCCTTGTAGCCCTGCATTGTCTCTCGTTTCGGTCCGACTGAGCCCATTGCCCCAATAAACGATTCCGTCGGCTCGGATGTTTCCCGTTGCATGCACCTGTTCAGCGGGGCTCGTGGTTCCAGCGCCGATCGCGCCGGAGAAATAGGTCACGCCGCTCGTACCGCCATCGACTTGAAGGTAGGGCGCGGTATCGTTGTGGATGCCGCCACGGAATTGAGCTTGAGCTTGGAAGTACACGGTGCCGCTGTTGAAATAAGCGCCACCGGGAACGACGATGTACGAGCTTGCGACGATGTATGGGTTTGGCGCGGTAAATCGTAAATTACCGCCTGCGGCGCTCGCAGAATTGATGCTCACCACGTTGTTGACCGTCACGATGGAGCCGTTGTCGGTGATGGTCGAATTACCGCCCGTGGTAGCGGACGTGAATTTGATGATGGTATTGAGGGTGCCGTTGATGTTGGCCGATCCGGCTGGGCCGGTCGCGCCCGTTGGGCCGGCGGGGCCTTGAATACCCTGCGGGCCTTGAGCGCCCGTAGCGCCGGTGGCTCCTGTCGCACCCGTTGTACCAATGGGTCCGGTTGGTCCTGTAATACCTTGCGGGCCTTGAGCGCCCGTAGCGCCGGTGGCTCCTGTCGCACCCGTTGCACCAATGGGTCCGGTTGGTCCTGTAATACCTTGCGGGCCTTGAGCGCCCGTAGCGCCGGTGGTTCCTGTCGCACCCGTTGGCGGGGTCCGGTTGGTCCTGTAATACCTTGCGGGCCTTGAGCGCCCGTAGCGCCGGTGGCTCCTGTCGCACCCGTTGCACCAATGGGTCCGGTTGGTCCTGTAATACCCTGCGGGCCTTGAGCGCCTGTAGCGCCGGTGGCTCCTGTCGCACCCGTTGCACCAGTGGGTCCGGTTGGTCCTGTAATACCCTGCGGGCCTTGCGCACCGGTCGCACCCGTTGCACCGGTTGGTCCCATAGGACCGATATCCCCTTGCGGCCCGGTTGGTCCCATAGGACCGATATCACCTTGCGGCCCGGTTGGTCCCATAGGACCGATATCCCCTTGCGGCCCGGTTGGTCCCATAGGACCGATATCACCTTGTGGCCCGGTTGGTCCCATAGGACCGATATCACCTTGTGGCCCGGTTGGTCCCATAGGACCGATATCCCCTTGCGGCCCGGTTGGTCCCATAGGACCGATATCACCTTGGGGTCCGGTTGGTCCCATAGGACCGATATCACCTTGGGGTCCGGTTGCGCCCGTTGCGCCCATTGGTCCCATAGGACCGATATCACCTTGGGGTCCGGTAGCGCCCGTTGCGCCCGTTGGTCCCGTCGGACCGATGTCACCTTGCGGCCCGATGGGTCCTGCAGGCCCGACATCGCCTTGCGCCCCGGTAGGTCCGATGGGCCCATCCGCGCCGGTTGGCCCAGGCGCACCTGTCGCACCATCCGCGCCCGCAGGTCCCGTTGCACCGGTGGGCCCAGTCGGTCCGGTAGGACCAACCGTACCAAATGACGGTCCGACCCATTCGCCATTGTTATTGATGACTTCCGTGCCATTGACCGTGACGCTCGTCGGGTGAATGTCGCCATTGACATCCTGCGCGAGCAGCGCATAAGGCACGCTCTGCACGGGCGACCGCGGCAAAAGCTCCGCTTCGTCGCCGATCGTGACGCCAAAATACCTGAGCGACCCGTCGAATACTTTGTCCCCAAACGGAACGATCGATCCGAGCGACACCGAATAATAACCTTCTTCGAATGTCACCTCGTGCGTTTCGCTCCAGATGGGCGCCGCTGCATCGACCGCATCATAGATGGCGAACACCACCGAAAGCGATCCGCTGATGGGTGCTCCATCGGCGTCGAAGAGGCGCCCCTGATTCGTGATCGTCCCAGGCACGTCGGCCGCCGCGTTCCATGCGCTCGCTGCAACGCTCGTCGCGAGCAGACATGCAGTCAACCATCGTCGGATCGTGCGAGTTGCCATGGTTTGTCCTCTCCGGGGCACGCTCGAGAAAGCACACAGCTAGGCGAATCTAGCTGCGAGAATAGGCAGGTCTCGCAACACGTGTCAACGGCGTCGCTCTCCGCTATCATCGCCGTTCATGCGCGTCATCGTCCTTGCTCTGCTTGCTTTTCTCTCCAGTTGTTCGAGCTCCACGGATGACGTTTTTGGCACGACATCCGACGGCGGCGCCGACGCCGCACCTTTCGACGACGCTGGCCCCACCGATTCAGGCACGCCCGCACACGAGCGCC
The nucleotide sequence above comes from Polyangiaceae bacterium. Encoded proteins:
- a CDS encoding tetratricopeptide repeat protein, with protein sequence MSRALPLPGRLLFLVLPLLMGCDKPSELVAEHLRRGDMALADGHFAQALSAYAHAHELAPHDARVQRAQMRGRVYLLAHAPTRVAQEALEDLAYEATLLRETEKGLDAVCLTALGHVLARRGDMEGAKAKFAEAVKADPQSHVPHVALGMFYLNEPSGSATAKLEFELALQRKPDAPGALLGLGRIKLAEGDVAGAIDKLEAAARQEDDPAVRLALGTARLRQGKHADAARELRRALAFDPKNVDALSALGQALLGLGQLEEAEDALRTAMQSRQDQATAIALGFTLVKLDRAEQALSIFGQVLARNARVAPAIFGSGMANERLGKTQEALVNYRQVLALPAEGPQKDSVLELQRDAKGRVDALTPAPAPTSSATVGENPKYL
- a CDS encoding DUF4336 domain-containing protein, with the translated sequence MLEPWSESIWIATRPVKFLGVETGSRMTVVKLSSGGLFVHSPVALDAQMRRDVDALGEVRAVVAPSLFHHLYVGAWMAAYPKAIFAACQGLDWKRPDLAFTCVLGDTPHEAWAKELQQVYFSARRENEVVFYDARSKTMICADALLNLSKHPSATTKIVARLMWNDAPGTGYLERVMVRDRRVARRQVDRILEWAPERIILSHGGLVHEDGTNVIRHAYAWV